In Achromobacter pestifer, the DNA window CCCAGCCAAGCCTGTGGATAAGTCTTGGGATAAGCCTGGTGGCAAGCCAGGGAAAAGCGGTGGATTGTCGGGGGATATCCCGGTGGATAGACGGTGAATAGCAGGTGGATAGCCTGTGCACAACTAGATCCCGCAACGAAAAAAGGCGCGGGCCGTTGCGAGCCCGCGCCTTTTAAATCAATGACTTGCGTGACTCAAGACTACGACAAAAACGCCTGCACCAGTTTCACCCAATAAGTTGCGCCTACCGGCAATAGGGCGTCGTTGAAGTCGTAATTGGGGTTGTGCAGCTGGCACGGACCCATGCCGTGATAGGTTTCCATGCGATGGTCGCCGTCGCCATTGCCCAGGAACAGATAGGTTCCCGGAACCGCTTCCAGGAAGAACGAGAAGTCCTCCGCCCCCATGAAAGGCGGCATCTCGCGCTGCACATTTTCGGCGCCAAACGCGTCTTCGGCGACCTGCGCGGCGAAAGCGGTTTCCTTTTCCCAGTTCACCAGCGGGGGATACGCGCGCACGAAATCCAGTTCGCCCGTGCCGCCGTAGACCTGCGGCAGGGTGGTCGCGATGCGGCGCATGTCGGCCTCGATCTTGTCCAGGGTCTCCACCGAATAAGTGCGCACGGTGCCGCGCAGCACGGCTTCGCCAGGGATCACGTTGTAGGCGTCGCCCGCGTGAATCTGCGTGATCGACAGCACGGCCTGGTCCAGCGGATTCTTGCTGCGCGAGATCACCGTCTGCAGGGCATGCACCATGTCGGCCGCGACGATGATGGGGTCCACCGATGCATGCGGCTGCGCCGCATGGCCGCCCACGCCCTTGATGACGATGTCCCAGCGGTTGCTGGACGCCATGGTCGGTCCCGCACGGAAACCGAACTGGTTGACCGGCATGCCGGGCATGTTGTGGATGCCGAACACCGCGTCGCAGGGGAATTTCTCGAACAGGCCGTCCTGCATCATGGCGCGTGCG includes these proteins:
- a CDS encoding M20 aminoacylase family protein; translated protein: MKTIDEIERAHGDLTALRRDIHAHPELAFQETRTSALVAERLRGWGLEVHTGLGKTGVVGILRGGSGKKTIGLRADMDALPMPEHNRFAHKSTISGRMHGCGHDGHTTMLLGAAQYLSTHRDFDGTVVFIFQPAEEGGNAGARAMMQDGLFEKFPCDAVFGIHNMPGMPVNQFGFRAGPTMASSNRWDIVIKGVGGHAAQPHASVDPIIVAADMVHALQTVISRSKNPLDQAVLSITQIHAGDAYNVIPGEAVLRGTVRTYSVETLDKIEADMRRIATTLPQVYGGTGELDFVRAYPPLVNWEKETAFAAQVAEDAFGAENVQREMPPFMGAEDFSFFLEAVPGTYLFLGNGDGDHRMETYHGMGPCQLHNPNYDFNDALLPVGATYWVKLVQAFLS